CTGGAAATATAAAGCGCCCAAATTCAGATTTGGGATTGAGCATTTTAGATTGCGGTTTCAGTCGCAGTGTTTGGACTTTTTCCGCTGTGGCGGATTGGGCTGTGGACGTTGCCTCCCGGAGGGGAAACTTTGCCCATCGAACAGGTCATTGTCTATGCGATCATTCAAGGTCTGACCGAGTTCCTGCCGGTCAGTTCCACGGCGCATTTGGTGCTGGTGCCCTGGCTGATGCACTGGCAGGACCCCGGGTTGACCTTTGACGTCGCTTTGCACCTCGGGACGTTAATCGCCCTGCTGGCGTTTTATTGGCGGGACTGGACCGATATTTTGGGGACTGCGTTCGGCCTTCGGAGAGCCGTTTTCGACCATGATTATGCGGAGCGCCGCACGCTGCTCTGGTGGATGGTCATTGCCACGATTCCGGCCGCGCTGGCCGGCGGGCTGTTCGAAAAATATTTCGAGCACGAGGTGCGCCAATACTATATCATTGCAGGGTCACTGATCGGGGTGGCGCTGGTGATGTATTTTGCAGAACGGTGGGCCGCCCAGCAGAAAAAGATCCACGCGATGACGTTCGGGGACACGATCTTCATCGGCTGCTTCCAGGCGGTGGCGCTCATACCCGGGGTTTCACGATCCGGGATTACGATCACCGCCGGCTTGTTCCGCGGGTTGACCCGCGGCGCGGCCGCCCGTTTCTCGTTCCTCCTCTCCACGCCCATCATAGCGGGTGCCGCCGCCAAAAAGGCCCTGGAAGTCCATCATACCGGGATCCCCCCCGAAATGCGGATGCCGTTCGCTGTCGGCATCGTCGTCGCGGCCGTGGCGGGCTGGATCACCTTGCGGTTCTTGACGTCGTTTTACGAAAAGCATTCGTTGAATGCCTTCATGGTGTATCGAATCGGTTTGGGGGTCCTGATTCTGGTTATTGGATTGATGAGATGAGAGGAAAAAGTTGTCAGTTCTCAGTTCTCAAAAAATAGTCGCCAGTCTTCAGTTGCTAGTTGTCAGTAAAGGCTGGGACGAGAGATTGATTGTAGCCGAAGAGCACCTGACCTTGGCGATATTGTGCCTCACTTTCCCAGCCGGGCAGTAACTGAGAACTGACAACTGAGAACTGGGAACTGTTTCCCGAGAACTGACAACTGAGAACTGTTTTCAAGATTCTATGTCTCTGCTATCGCCCACTCAACATCACCCTCGCTTGAATGAAATCATCGGTCTGCTCCTGGCCACGCTGGCGATCCTTGCCCTGCTCAGCCTGGTCTCCTACCATCCCACCGACCCTTCTTTGAACTGGATGGGGAGCCAGAATCTCAGCCCGAAGCCTGAAAACTTCATTGGAATTGTCGGGTCTTATACCGCCGACCTCTTGTTTCAGACGCTGGGGTTATCTTCTTTTCTGTTGCCCATCGCCCTTTTAATGTTTGGTTGGCGCTGGTTCCGGTCCACCGCCATCGAGACGCCCCTTCTGAGAATCGTTGGCCTGTGTCTCCTTATTTTTTCCATTTCGACCCTGGCGGCGACGCTCCCCGATACCTTTTTTCTGCGGTGGAGGTTCAAGACGAATTTCGGCGGGCTGGTCGGGCAGTTGTTGGCGGAACAGATTGAGACCATGTTCAATCCTGCCGGTCGGTTCATCGTGCTGGTGACGACGCTTCTGGTCGCGCTTTACATCACCACCTCATTTTCACTGCACCGCTTGATGGACTGGACTCACGCGCATCTCCTCGGTCTCAAACAGCGATTTCGCGAGTGGCATGATCGCCGGGTCATCCGTGAAAAGGAAAAATTACGGGAGGCCATGGAGCGCGGCGACATTCCGGAGAAGGAACCGGTGATCAACAACAAGCTGCCGCGCGTTTCTGAAGAGCCGATGGTCGAAGAGGAGACGGAGGAGTCTCGAGAGGGGCCGCGGCCGCTGTTTCGGCGTCGAAAACGAAAGGCGACGGCTCAAAGGGAGAGCCCCGAAGCGTCCGAGCGCCGCGCCGTCGAGGAAGGGGAGTTCCAGTTGCCGCCGCTCGATCTGCTCAGCAAGGCGGCCCGGCACCTCAAGGTGGACGAAGAAGAGGTGAGAGCGCGGGCCAAGCAGGTCAAAGAAAAATGCGCCGAGTTCGATGTCCAGGGGGAAGTGACGGACGTCCATCCGGGACCGGTCGTTACCACGTTTGAATTCAAGCCCGATGCGGGGGTCAAATACAGCCGCATCACGAATCTTGAGGATGATCTCTGCCTCGCGCTGGAGGCGGAGTCGGTTCTGATCGACCGCATGCCGGGAAAATCCACCGTGGGCATTGAAGTGCCGAATCATCAGCGGGAAACCATCGCGATTCGCACCATCCTCGAATCCGAAGAATTTCAAAGTTCCGTCTCACGGTTGACACTGGGTCTGGGAAAGGACGCCACCGGCGAGATTGTGGTGCAGGACCTCGCCAAGATGCCCCATCTCCTGATCGCGGGATCGACCGGCTCCGGCAAGAGTGTGGCGATCAATTCGATGTTGATCTCCATTTTGTGCAAGTGCCGTCCGGATGAGGTGAAGCTGATCCTGGTGGACCCCAAGCGTCTGGAGTTGGGACTTTACCGCGGCATTCCTCACCTCCTCCAACCCGTCGTGGAAGAGCCCGAAGTGGCATCTCGGATCTTGAAGAATATAACGAGCGAGATGGAGAACCGTTATCGCCGCCTGGCCCAGCATGGCTGCCGGAATATTGACCAATACAACAAAATCGTAAGCGAGATGACGAGCCCGGCGCTCGAGGGAGACACGGGGAACGGCGACCATACGCCCCTGCCGTACATCGTTATCGTCATCGATGAACTCGCGGACCTGATGATGACGGCTGCCAAGGACGTCGAAGAATCCATCACGCGCCTCGCCCAGATGGCGCGCGCCGTGGGCATTCACCTCATCCTGGCCACCCAGCGCCCGTCGGTGGATGTCATCACCGGCCTGATTAAATCGAATTTCCCCTGCCGAATCTCATTCCGGGTCGCCTCGAAAGTGGACTCGCGCACCATCCTGGATTGCAACGGGGCGGAACAGCTTCTCGGCAAGGGAGACATGCTGCTCCTGCCTCCAGGCTCGGCTCGGCTGGTGCGGGTGCATGGGGCTCTGGTCACCGAACCCGAGATTACGGCGGTCACGGAGCACTTGCGTAAACAAGGGGAACCCCATTATGACGATACTTTGATTGAGGACCCAAAGGAAAAGAAGGAACTGGAAGAAGCGATGGGCGAAAAGGACGAGATGTATGATGACGCGGTGCGCCTGGTGGTGGAGCAAGGCAAGGCCTCCACCTCCACCCTGCAACGTCGATTGCGCATTGGATACAGCCGCGCCGCCCGCCTGATCGACATGATGGAGCGGGACGGCATCGTCGGTCCGGCCGATGGGAGTAAACCACGCGAGGTGTTGGTCAAAAAGGACTACTTCCGGGAAATCGACGAGGCGTTGCGCTAGCCGCCGGGAGGGTTGTTCGAAGCAGATTACCCAAGAACTAATACTCTGCACTGGGACAGCTCCCAGCGCCCATTCTACCGAGGAGGAACTATGCTGTTTGCATGGAAGCGTCTTGCCTTTTTTTTGATGGTGATATTCACGATGGCCGTGCTCATCGGCTCCACCGTTTCGTTCGCCCAGATGGGGGCGATGCGAGGGCCGTCCATCGCCGGATTGTTTCACCCCAAGGTCGGCGCCGGCGCGGTGTATGAAGTGACTGATCCCAAGGGCCAGAAAAGCGAGATGGAGATTTCGGTCGTGGGCCAGGAAAACGTGGGGGGTACTCCTGCCTATTGGATGGAGATCTCTTTTACCGGAGGTGCAAGCACCGGCTCAGTCATGAAGTACTTGATGGCGACCCAGGGAGAGAAAGTTCACGTCTACCGCATGATCATGAAGAGTCCCCAGATGGGCGCCATGGAAATGCCCGAGGCGATGATGTCGCACATGAATGAAGGGGTCACCAAAGGCCTGAGCACCAACGAAAAAATGATGGGAAAGAATCTGGGCACCGAAACGGTCATGACCAAGGCCGGTCCCAAGAGCTGCACCCATTGGCAAAGCGTGACACAATGGGGCACCACGGAGAGCTGGGTCAATATGGACGTTTACCCGAACGCCCTGGTCAAAGGCATCACCAAGACGGCTGACGGCACCTATACCACGGAGCTGATCCGAACCATCACGGACGCCCATACCAAAATTACGGAACAACCGCAAAAGATGAACCTCCCCAGAATGCCGCCTCGACAGTGAGAGGCTTCAACATCTCGATCGATGATTGCCGGGAAGCGGGTTTGTCATCCAAACCCGCTTTTCTGGGAGCGTCAGCTTTTTGAGACTCAGGGCGCATTCTGACGAAGGCGAGCGGCATCATTCAG
The window above is part of the Terriglobia bacterium genome. Proteins encoded here:
- a CDS encoding undecaprenyl-diphosphate phosphatase; translated protein: MPIEQVIVYAIIQGLTEFLPVSSTAHLVLVPWLMHWQDPGLTFDVALHLGTLIALLAFYWRDWTDILGTAFGLRRAVFDHDYAERRTLLWWMVIATIPAALAGGLFEKYFEHEVRQYYIIAGSLIGVALVMYFAERWAAQQKKIHAMTFGDTIFIGCFQAVALIPGVSRSGITITAGLFRGLTRGAAARFSFLLSTPIIAGAAAKKALEVHHTGIPPEMRMPFAVGIVVAAVAGWITLRFLTSFYEKHSLNAFMVYRIGLGVLILVIGLMR
- a CDS encoding DNA translocase FtsK, which encodes MSLLSPTQHHPRLNEIIGLLLATLAILALLSLVSYHPTDPSLNWMGSQNLSPKPENFIGIVGSYTADLLFQTLGLSSFLLPIALLMFGWRWFRSTAIETPLLRIVGLCLLIFSISTLAATLPDTFFLRWRFKTNFGGLVGQLLAEQIETMFNPAGRFIVLVTTLLVALYITTSFSLHRLMDWTHAHLLGLKQRFREWHDRRVIREKEKLREAMERGDIPEKEPVINNKLPRVSEEPMVEEETEESREGPRPLFRRRKRKATAQRESPEASERRAVEEGEFQLPPLDLLSKAARHLKVDEEEVRARAKQVKEKCAEFDVQGEVTDVHPGPVVTTFEFKPDAGVKYSRITNLEDDLCLALEAESVLIDRMPGKSTVGIEVPNHQRETIAIRTILESEEFQSSVSRLTLGLGKDATGEIVVQDLAKMPHLLIAGSTGSGKSVAINSMLISILCKCRPDEVKLILVDPKRLELGLYRGIPHLLQPVVEEPEVASRILKNITSEMENRYRRLAQHGCRNIDQYNKIVSEMTSPALEGDTGNGDHTPLPYIVIVIDELADLMMTAAKDVEESITRLAQMARAVGIHLILATQRPSVDVITGLIKSNFPCRISFRVASKVDSRTILDCNGAEQLLGKGDMLLLPPGSARLVRVHGALVTEPEITAVTEHLRKQGEPHYDDTLIEDPKEKKELEEAMGEKDEMYDDAVRLVVEQGKASTSTLQRRLRIGYSRAARLIDMMERDGIVGPADGSKPREVLVKKDYFREIDEALR